In a single window of the Thermoleophilia bacterium genome:
- a CDS encoding DMT family transporter, translating into MLAVMLALAASLAYGTSDFIAGLQSRRRSVWSVTAVSQPTALFLAGVILVLQWSPPAEPRSLLIPFIGGIAGGCGIVAYYLALAQGTMSVVSPIVAACALVPVVVGLAGGERASGLQYAGMAMALFGIVLTSRTEARSTGRVGLRSVALALGAAVGFGAMMVGLSASEGQDVSWIVFCGRLGSATAVYAYIIARRPRLDVPLRAAPVLAAVGVLGVAANLLFALATTMGYLSVVSVLATLSPVVIAVCARLFIGERLTRAQLVAAAIVLAGVAVLSV; encoded by the coding sequence ATGCTCGCCGTGATGCTCGCCCTTGCCGCGAGTCTCGCCTACGGCACATCCGACTTCATCGCTGGGTTGCAGTCGCGGCGGCGGTCGGTGTGGTCGGTGACGGCGGTCAGTCAGCCAACCGCGTTGTTCCTTGCGGGCGTCATCTTGGTGCTGCAGTGGAGCCCGCCTGCCGAACCGCGCTCGTTGCTGATCCCGTTCATCGGCGGCATCGCCGGTGGATGCGGCATCGTTGCCTACTACTTGGCCCTCGCTCAAGGCACGATGAGCGTGGTGTCGCCGATCGTCGCTGCCTGCGCCCTCGTCCCGGTCGTCGTGGGGTTGGCCGGCGGAGAGCGTGCCAGCGGCCTGCAGTACGCCGGCATGGCGATGGCTCTCTTCGGCATCGTCCTCACCTCGCGCACTGAGGCCCGCAGCACCGGCCGCGTGGGTCTGCGCAGTGTGGCGCTCGCTCTCGGCGCCGCGGTCGGCTTCGGCGCGATGATGGTCGGCCTCAGCGCGAGCGAGGGGCAGGACGTCTCTTGGATCGTCTTCTGCGGTCGCTTGGGATCCGCGACCGCCGTATATGCCTACATCATCGCGCGGCGGCCGAGACTCGACGTGCCCCTGCGCGCTGCGCCGGTACTCGCCGCCGTCGGCGTGCTCGGCGTAGCCGCCAACCTCTTGTTCGCGCTGGCGACGACGATGGGGTACCTGAGCGTCGTCTCGGTGCTGGCGACGCTCTCACCGGTGGTGATCGCGGTCTGCGCACGCCTCTTCATCGGCGAGCGCCTTACGCGAGCGCAGCTCGTGGCGGCGGCGATCGTGCTCGCCGGTGTCGCCGTTCTGTCTGTCTAG
- a CDS encoding NCS2 family permease, giving the protein MQAASAAKPGPLERYFKFQQWNTSLKRDTLAGVTTFIVMSYVIFVNPNILGLGGEGLPFAAALTSTCLVAGVMTIIMGIFTNRAYALAPGMGINAVVAFSLVQGQGLTFASAMGLIVIEGIGITILVLSGFREAIFRAIPLELKQAIVVGIGFFILFIGLVDGGLVVGGGGTPLALGNFVGVPVAVTLFGLVITIIMFTRKWRGAIILGIVISTILAIVLNYAYGKAAFAEGTAVIPSSVFAAPDFSLIGAFDLGAFAKLGVAAAILWVFSLLLSDFFDTMGTLVGVGGEAGYLDEKGDLPQVSRPLLVDSLAAIAGGVVSASSATTYVESGAGVAQGGRTGWVGVVVGVLFLLAMFFSPVAGVVPASATAPALIVVGYLMMATLSKNVREAEGRVACHATIDFTNPAFGIPAILIVTVMPLTYSIANGIGFGFISYTLIRVVQGKAREVSWMLWVASAGFVLYFLIPLLQAEGLV; this is encoded by the coding sequence ATGCAAGCCGCCAGTGCTGCCAAACCCGGACCGCTCGAACGCTACTTCAAGTTCCAGCAGTGGAACACGTCGCTGAAGCGCGACACGCTTGCCGGCGTCACGACGTTCATCGTCATGTCGTACGTCATCTTCGTGAACCCCAACATCCTGGGTTTGGGCGGCGAGGGCCTGCCGTTCGCCGCCGCCCTCACCTCCACATGCCTGGTCGCGGGCGTAATGACGATCATCATGGGCATCTTCACCAACCGGGCCTACGCGCTGGCGCCCGGCATGGGGATCAACGCAGTCGTGGCCTTCAGCCTCGTGCAAGGCCAGGGTCTGACTTTCGCGAGCGCCATGGGGCTGATCGTGATCGAAGGCATCGGGATCACGATCCTCGTCCTCAGCGGCTTCCGTGAGGCGATCTTCCGTGCGATCCCGCTGGAGTTGAAGCAGGCGATCGTCGTCGGTATCGGCTTCTTCATCCTCTTCATCGGCCTTGTCGATGGCGGCCTCGTCGTCGGCGGCGGCGGCACGCCGCTCGCACTGGGCAACTTCGTCGGCGTGCCCGTGGCGGTGACACTCTTCGGGTTGGTGATCACGATCATCATGTTCACGCGCAAGTGGCGTGGGGCGATCATCCTCGGCATTGTGATCTCGACGATCCTCGCGATCGTGCTCAACTACGCCTACGGCAAGGCCGCGTTCGCCGAGGGCACGGCGGTCATTCCCAGCAGCGTCTTCGCCGCGCCGGACTTCAGTCTCATCGGTGCGTTCGATCTCGGCGCTTTCGCGAAGCTCGGCGTCGCGGCCGCGATCCTCTGGGTCTTCAGCCTTCTGTTGAGCGACTTCTTCGACACCATGGGCACCCTAGTGGGTGTCGGCGGTGAGGCGGGGTACCTTGATGAGAAGGGCGACCTGCCGCAGGTGAGTCGCCCGCTGCTCGTCGACTCTCTTGCCGCGATCGCCGGCGGTGTCGTGAGCGCGTCGTCGGCGACCACCTACGTCGAATCCGGCGCCGGAGTCGCTCAGGGCGGCCGCACAGGATGGGTCGGGGTTGTTGTCGGCGTGCTCTTCTTGCTGGCGATGTTCTTCTCGCCGGTTGCGGGCGTCGTGCCTGCCTCGGCGACCGCCCCCGCGCTGATCGTCGTCGGCTATCTCATGATGGCGACGCTGAGCAAGAACGTGCGCGAGGCCGAGGGACGTGTGGCTTGCCACGCCACGATCGACTTCACCAACCCCGCCTTCGGTATTCCGGCGATTCTGATCGTGACCGTCATGCCGTTGACCTACAGCATCGCCAACGGCATCGGTTTCGGATTCATCTCGTACACGCTGATCCGCGTGGTACAGGGCAAGGCTCGCGAGGTGAGCTGGATGCTGTGGGTGGCGTCGGCCGGTTTCGTTCTCTACTTTCTCATCCCGCTCCTGCAAGCGGAGGGCCTGGTCTGA
- a CDS encoding MFS transporter, giving the protein MTSAGLRPSSRRTVLALAVGHATADLCGGAIFALLPFLVVERHYSYAAAGVFALTASVANALVQPIAGAHGDRGEAPWLLAGGLVLAGLGIAAVGWVSSYGVTLVAVALCLIGVGVYHPEGARWARHAAGGNITADMSIFSVGGGAGYALGPLAVAAVLAPLGLAGTPVIALVPLAGALFVTFALRRFRAVPVAEPQEHQRATSRRSEWRPFATLALLYSLAAGVTIGMLTYLPLFLVTARGTTPAASNVMTSILLAAAAAGTLLGGVAAHKFGRRVVLVVPQIALIPAIALLPSLGYGAMIPLVVVVGMAGNANVSVALVLAQEYLPARMGFATGVTIGLCGGVGGLIVAALGPLGDAAGPSAVLYVLAALPVAVALLSLALPRPAAAPAGIRWSLRSTVRAR; this is encoded by the coding sequence ATGACCTCCGCCGGTCTGCGTCCGTCGTCGCGCCGCACGGTGCTGGCGCTGGCCGTCGGACACGCCACCGCCGATCTCTGCGGCGGCGCGATCTTCGCGCTGCTGCCGTTCCTCGTCGTGGAACGGCACTACTCGTACGCAGCCGCCGGCGTGTTTGCGCTCACCGCGAGCGTCGCCAACGCCCTGGTGCAGCCAATCGCCGGCGCCCACGGCGACCGCGGCGAAGCTCCGTGGCTCCTCGCCGGCGGACTCGTCCTCGCCGGTCTGGGCATCGCCGCCGTGGGCTGGGTGAGCAGCTACGGCGTCACCCTCGTCGCCGTCGCCCTCTGCTTGATCGGCGTCGGCGTCTATCATCCGGAGGGAGCGCGCTGGGCGCGCCATGCCGCCGGCGGCAACATCACGGCCGACATGAGCATCTTCTCGGTCGGCGGCGGCGCCGGCTACGCTCTCGGCCCACTTGCGGTCGCCGCCGTCCTGGCGCCGCTCGGTCTGGCCGGCACGCCGGTGATCGCGCTCGTCCCCTTGGCCGGCGCACTGTTCGTCACGTTCGCGCTGCGACGCTTTCGCGCCGTGCCCGTCGCCGAACCGCAGGAGCACCAGCGAGCAACCTCGCGGCGCTCCGAGTGGCGACCGTTCGCGACCCTGGCGCTGCTCTACTCGCTGGCGGCGGGCGTCACGATCGGGATGCTCACATATCTGCCGCTGTTCCTGGTCACGGCGCGAGGCACGACGCCCGCGGCGAGCAACGTGATGACCAGTATCCTGCTCGCCGCGGCGGCGGCCGGGACACTCCTGGGCGGCGTTGCCGCCCACAAGTTCGGCCGCCGTGTCGTCCTTGTGGTGCCTCAGATCGCCCTGATACCGGCGATCGCGCTCCTCCCAAGTCTGGGCTACGGCGCCATGATCCCGCTCGTCGTCGTCGTCGGCATGGCCGGCAACGCCAACGTGAGCGTCGCTCTGGTGCTCGCGCAGGAGTATCTACCGGCACGCATGGGGTTCGCGACGGGCGTGACGATCGGCCTCTGCGGCGGCGTCGGCGGCTTGATCGTGGCGGCGCTCGGGCCGCTCGGCGACGCCGCCGGCCCGAGCGCCGTCCTCTACGTCCTCGCCGCCCTTCCCGTCGCCGTCGCGTTGCTCTCACTGGCGCTGCCCCGGCCCGCCGCCGCGCCCGCCGGCATCCGCTGGTCGCTGCGGAGCACCGTGCGCGCTCGCTGA
- a CDS encoding trypsin-like peptidase domain-containing protein, with amino-acid sequence MMTHLPRWPQRLTALALLALLIVLTSTVLGACGTTNSSTSSSSESPTSTATPSPVPLSEFSPQQIYAQSANGVVLVVADFGNSGEALGSGFIVSTDGVILTNAHVVSDNGVDATTVRVAFRENNDQSSKQIKATLVGIDQTSDLAVLRVDPGSRTLTALPLGDSSLTVIGEWVVAIGNPLGYSFSLSAGIVSGVGRNLRAPNGAVIPNGIQTDAAINQGNSGGPLINAAGEVIGVNEQIASTSGSFSGLGFAIPVNIAKVVLDQILETGSAKHAYLGIQGQTIDPAIAQILDLPVSEGVLVEQVQSGTAAAVAGIKGGTRTEVIQGATFIVGGDIITAIDGDPVTSMEGLAATIAGKQPGDSITLTIVRDGDKQEVPVTLQERPQS; translated from the coding sequence ATGATGACACACTTGCCACGGTGGCCGCAGCGGCTCACTGCTCTGGCGCTCCTGGCACTGCTCATCGTACTGACAAGCACTGTACTTGGGGCGTGCGGCACCACGAACTCCAGCACATCGTCGTCATCCGAGTCCCCGACGTCGACGGCGACCCCCTCGCCGGTCCCCCTGAGCGAGTTCTCGCCGCAGCAGATCTACGCCCAGTCCGCCAACGGTGTCGTGCTGGTCGTCGCCGACTTCGGCAACAGTGGCGAGGCCCTCGGCTCCGGTTTCATCGTGTCCACCGACGGCGTCATCCTGACCAACGCGCACGTCGTCAGCGACAACGGCGTCGACGCCACGACCGTGCGCGTCGCCTTCCGCGAAAACAACGACCAGAGCTCGAAGCAGATCAAAGCGACGCTCGTGGGCATCGACCAGACCAGCGACCTCGCCGTCCTGCGCGTTGATCCCGGCTCGCGCACCCTCACCGCGCTGCCCCTCGGCGACTCGTCCCTCACCGTCATCGGCGAGTGGGTCGTCGCCATCGGCAACCCACTCGGCTACAGCTTCTCGCTCTCGGCAGGCATCGTCTCCGGCGTCGGCCGCAACCTGCGCGCGCCGAACGGCGCCGTCATCCCCAACGGCATCCAGACCGACGCCGCCATCAACCAGGGCAACTCCGGCGGCCCCCTGATCAACGCCGCCGGCGAAGTCATCGGCGTCAACGAGCAGATCGCTTCCACATCGGGTAGCTTCAGCGGCCTCGGCTTCGCGATCCCCGTCAACATCGCCAAGGTCGTCCTGGATCAGATCCTCGAGACGGGCAGTGCCAAGCACGCCTACCTCGGCATCCAAGGTCAGACCATCGACCCAGCGATCGCCCAGATCCTGGACCTGCCGGTGTCCGAGGGCGTACTGGTCGAACAGGTACAGAGCGGCACGGCGGCAGCCGTGGCGGGAATCAAGGGCGGCACGCGCACCGAAGTCATTCAAGGGGCGACGTTCATCGTCGGCGGCGACATCATCACCGCCATCGACGGTGATCCCGTCACCAGCATGGAGGGGCTCGCGGCGACGATTGCGGGCAAGCAGCCCGGCGACAGCATCACACTGACGATCGTCCGCGACGGCGACAAACAAGAGGTGCCCGTCACCCTGCAGGAGCGGCCACAGAGCTGA
- a CDS encoding multidrug effflux MFS transporter has translation MQASAHLSQRQILVLVAVLGGVFSLGALATDLYQPGLPTMADDLGIGTRSAQMTITALLAGLALGQLAAGPLSDSLGRRRPLLVGLALFVASSIVCAVAPSALILTIARVVQGMAAAAGVALGNAVVTDYFRDREAARVLSRLVLVSYIVPVLAPLVGSVVLRLTSWRGLFVTMAIVGAVLLMAVAVGLRESLPRQRRAPADTRALLKTLADLRHDRGFVGLTLSAALMYGAFFAYLTGVSFVMQRQYGASPLLFSVLFSVNALGMMAASQLNHMLLARLAPRTLHAAGLSGCLLAGTGALIVAALPGTSLLALEVPLFALVFCVGLATPDVTALALSRHPNVAGSAAAGFGTVRLGLASATTPLVGIGGTVAAVPMAAVMVASSAGALAALAAVWRRVGGAEPAAATLAPAETAEDVAVG, from the coding sequence ATGCAGGCCTCCGCGCACCTCAGTCAACGCCAGATCCTCGTGCTCGTCGCCGTCCTCGGCGGCGTGTTCTCGCTCGGCGCGCTGGCCACCGACCTCTACCAACCCGGACTGCCCACGATGGCCGACGACCTCGGCATCGGCACCCGCTCGGCACAGATGACGATCACCGCTCTCCTCGCTGGGCTCGCGCTGGGCCAACTCGCCGCCGGCCCGTTGAGCGACAGCCTCGGCCGGCGGCGCCCACTCCTCGTCGGATTGGCGCTCTTCGTCGCCTCTTCCATCGTCTGCGCCGTCGCACCCTCGGCGCTCATCTTGACTATCGCGCGCGTCGTTCAAGGAATGGCCGCCGCCGCCGGCGTCGCCCTCGGCAACGCCGTGGTCACCGACTACTTTCGCGATCGTGAGGCCGCTCGCGTGCTCTCCCGGCTCGTCCTCGTGAGCTACATCGTCCCCGTACTGGCGCCGCTCGTCGGCAGCGTCGTCCTGCGCCTCACCTCCTGGCGAGGCCTTTTCGTCACGATGGCCATCGTGGGCGCCGTTTTGCTCATGGCCGTCGCCGTCGGACTGCGCGAGAGTCTGCCGCGGCAACGCCGCGCGCCCGCGGACACGCGCGCGCTCTTGAAGACGCTCGCAGACCTGCGTCACGACCGCGGGTTCGTCGGCCTCACGCTCAGCGCCGCCCTCATGTACGGAGCCTTCTTCGCCTACCTCACCGGCGTCTCGTTCGTAATGCAGCGACAGTACGGGGCCTCGCCCCTCCTCTTCAGCGTCCTCTTCAGCGTCAACGCCCTGGGGATGATGGCCGCTTCCCAGCTCAACCATATGCTCCTCGCGCGCCTCGCGCCGCGAACGCTCCACGCCGCTGGGCTCTCCGGATGTCTCCTCGCCGGCACGGGTGCGCTGATCGTCGCGGCGCTCCCCGGCACGAGCCTGCTGGCGCTCGAAGTGCCCCTCTTCGCGCTTGTCTTCTGCGTCGGGCTGGCGACGCCAGACGTCACTGCACTGGCGCTTTCGCGCCATCCCAACGTCGCCGGCTCGGCCGCCGCCGGCTTCGGCACCGTGCGCCTCGGCCTGGCATCGGCGACCACACCCCTCGTCGGCATCGGCGGCACCGTCGCCGCCGTACCGATGGCCGCGGTTATGGTCGCATCAAGCGCAGGCGCGCTGGCGGCGCTGGCGGCGGTGTGGCGGCGGGTGGGCGGAGCCGAACCCGCCGCCGCCACACTCGCGCCGGCAGAGACGGCCGAGGACGTTGCAGTAGGCTAG
- a CDS encoding MBL fold metallo-hydrolase yields the protein MTTKSTHEIAPGVHWLHLRGVNVFFVRSGADWTLIDTGFPGAAATIADAAEELVGGEGRAAAILLTHGHPDHAGSAAALATAWDVPIVAPAAELPYMDGGDLYPEPLVHWLKRRLPGGAIAELARRSALQAPLTALDPGQDVPTLPDWIAVPTPGHTPGHTAYFRPSDRTLIAGDALLTLAWPSRLSGGGWLLDLVRRAPRITGPPSGFTCNWGDAATSVAALAELDPWLLASGHGTPLAGPRLAPALRAFAAHARHAGERA from the coding sequence ATGACGACGAAATCGACACACGAGATCGCGCCCGGCGTGCACTGGCTGCATCTGCGTGGCGTCAACGTGTTCTTTGTGCGCTCCGGCGCCGACTGGACGCTGATCGACACCGGCTTCCCCGGCGCCGCGGCGACGATCGCCGACGCCGCGGAGGAGCTGGTCGGCGGCGAGGGCCGTGCCGCTGCGATCCTACTCACGCACGGCCACCCCGATCACGCCGGCTCTGCCGCTGCGCTCGCGACCGCCTGGGATGTGCCGATCGTCGCTCCCGCCGCCGAACTGCCGTACATGGACGGCGGCGATCTCTACCCGGAGCCCCTCGTCCACTGGCTCAAGCGCCGGCTGCCGGGCGGTGCGATCGCGGAGCTTGCGCGCCGCAGCGCGCTCCAAGCGCCGCTGACTGCGCTCGACCCCGGCCAAGACGTGCCCACGCTGCCCGATTGGATCGCCGTGCCGACGCCGGGGCACACACCCGGCCACACCGCCTACTTCCGGCCGAGCGATCGCACGTTGATCGCCGGCGACGCGCTGCTCACCCTCGCCTGGCCGAGCCGTCTCAGCGGCGGTGGCTGGCTGCTCGACCTGGTACGGCGGGCACCACGGATCACCGGCCCGCCATCCGGATTCACCTGCAACTGGGGCGACGCGGCGACGTCGGTCGCCGCCCTCGCCGAGCTCGACCCCTGGCTTCTGGCCAGTGGCCACGGCACACCGCTGGCCGGCCCGCGTCTGGCGCCGGCGCTGCGCGCCTTCGCCGCGCACGCACGCCACGCCGGGGAGCGCGCGTGA
- a CDS encoding glycerate kinase translates to MSIDPGAFLRRLFDAAVAAADPLALLPEKLPPPPRSGRTVVIGAGKAAARMALAVERAWTGPVEGLVITRYGHGEPCACIEVVEAAHPLPDAAGLRASARMLALVESLGRDDLVVCLLSGGGSALLELPLPGISLADAQGLGRALLRSGATIAEMNCVRKHLSLVKGGRLAVAAHPARVVTYAISDVPGDDPSVIASGPTVPDATTYAEAAAILARYGIEEPAAAVGYVRTAASRAEGECDETPKPGDAAFARDEIVVLATAGDALAAAADAARTAGVAPIVLGDNLQGEARELGAAHAALARAGATGMAAEGAAARPCVILSGGETTVTVSGAGRGGRNTEYLLGLALALRGEPGIYALAADTDGIDGTEDNAGALVAPETLARARAAGVDPAAALAANDAYGVFTAAGSLLITGPTRTNVNDFRAILVQPCRLPAGGVGSGGSV, encoded by the coding sequence ATGTCGATTGACCCAGGTGCATTCTTGCGCCGCCTCTTCGACGCAGCGGTGGCGGCCGCGGATCCGCTGGCGCTTCTGCCGGAGAAGCTGCCACCGCCGCCGCGTTCCGGGCGTACGGTCGTGATCGGCGCCGGCAAGGCGGCGGCGCGTATGGCGCTCGCCGTCGAACGCGCGTGGACCGGGCCCGTCGAGGGCCTTGTGATCACGCGCTACGGGCACGGCGAGCCGTGCGCGTGCATCGAAGTGGTGGAGGCCGCACATCCGCTGCCGGATGCGGCCGGCCTGCGTGCCAGCGCTCGTATGCTCGCCCTCGTCGAGAGTCTGGGGCGGGACGATCTCGTCGTCTGCCTGCTCTCGGGTGGCGGTTCGGCGCTCCTTGAGCTACCGCTACCGGGTATCTCGCTTGCCGACGCGCAGGGTCTCGGCCGCGCACTCCTGCGCAGCGGCGCCACGATCGCCGAGATGAACTGTGTGCGCAAGCACCTCTCGCTGGTCAAAGGGGGGAGGCTTGCGGTGGCCGCTCATCCCGCGCGTGTGGTGACGTACGCGATCTCGGATGTGCCCGGCGACGATCCCTCGGTGATCGCGTCCGGACCGACGGTGCCGGACGCGACGACGTACGCCGAGGCGGCGGCGATCCTCGCGCGCTACGGCATCGAGGAGCCGGCCGCCGCTGTCGGCTACGTCCGGACGGCGGCCTCCCGCGCTGAGGGCGAGTGCGACGAGACGCCGAAGCCGGGCGATGCTGCATTCGCTCGCGACGAGATCGTCGTGCTGGCGACGGCGGGCGATGCGCTGGCCGCTGCGGCGGATGCGGCGCGGACGGCCGGTGTGGCCCCGATCGTGCTCGGCGACAATCTTCAGGGCGAGGCGCGGGAGCTCGGTGCGGCGCACGCCGCGCTTGCCCGCGCCGGCGCCACGGGAATGGCGGCAGAGGGCGCCGCCGCTCGTCCGTGCGTGATCCTCTCGGGCGGCGAGACGACGGTGACCGTGAGCGGCGCCGGCCGCGGCGGTCGCAATACGGAGTATCTTCTCGGACTCGCGCTGGCGTTGCGCGGCGAGCCGGGGATCTACGCGCTCGCCGCCGACACCGACGGGATAGACGGGACGGAAGACAACGCCGGTGCGCTCGTCGCGCCCGAGACGCTGGCTCGAGCGCGCGCCGCCGGAGTGGATCCTGCGGCTGCTCTGGCCGCGAACGACGCCTACGGCGTATTCACGGCCGCCGGCAGCCTCCTCATCACCGGCCCCACACGCACAAATGTCAACGACTTCCGCGCGATTCTCGTGCAGCCGTGCCGACTGCCTGCCGGCGGCGTAGGATCAGGCGGCAGTGTCTGA
- a CDS encoding citrate synthase produces MSDTETTTTTTSARLVVGDRTYALPIFEGTERERAVDISKLRSVTGLITLDPGYQNTGSCKSAITFVDGEKGVLRYRGFPIEDLAGKASFLEVAYLLIYGALPTDSQYQAFTQLIDDTSLIHEQMQGFFNSLPSTAHPMAVLSSTVNILSMYYPTYFVDDGKSETFDLMTARLLSTIRTIAAFSYKKTIGEPLVYPTPRMSYMANFLNMMFSKPNAPHEVDPDIEKALELLLIMHADHEQNCSTSTVRLVGSSGVNLYSSICAGICALWGPSHGGANQRVIEMLDRIHTQGLSIEQCLALAKDKDSAFRLMGFGHRVYKNYDPRARVIKEACRRLLTKKKVNDPLFDIALQLEEAALRDDYFLEKKLYPNVDFYSGLIYRAIGVPTNMFTVMFVMGRLPGWIAHWKEMHETVPFRIGRPRQIYIGEPRREYVPRSSRRGSTLLNIFRIRKES; encoded by the coding sequence ATGAGCGACACAGAGACCACGACCACGACCACGAGCGCGCGACTTGTGGTCGGCGACCGCACGTACGCGCTGCCGATCTTCGAGGGCACCGAGCGCGAGCGCGCCGTGGACATCTCCAAGCTCCGCTCGGTGACTGGGCTCATCACACTCGACCCCGGGTACCAGAACACCGGCTCCTGCAAGAGCGCAATCACGTTCGTCGACGGCGAGAAAGGGGTGCTGCGCTATCGCGGTTTCCCGATCGAGGATCTGGCCGGAAAAGCCTCGTTCCTCGAGGTTGCCTACCTGCTCATCTACGGCGCTCTTCCCACCGACAGCCAGTATCAGGCGTTCACTCAACTCATCGACGACACCTCGCTCATTCACGAGCAGATGCAGGGGTTCTTCAACTCCCTACCGTCGACGGCGCACCCGATGGCGGTGCTGAGTTCCACCGTCAACATTCTCTCGATGTACTACCCGACGTACTTCGTCGACGACGGCAAGAGCGAGACCTTCGACCTCATGACCGCGCGGCTGCTATCCACCATTCGCACCATTGCGGCGTTCTCGTACAAGAAGACGATCGGTGAGCCACTCGTCTATCCAACGCCGCGCATGAGCTACATGGCCAACTTCCTGAACATGATGTTCTCGAAGCCCAATGCACCGCACGAGGTAGATCCGGACATCGAGAAGGCGCTCGAACTCCTCCTCATCATGCACGCCGACCACGAGCAGAACTGCAGCACGTCCACGGTGCGTCTGGTGGGGAGCAGCGGCGTGAATCTCTACTCCTCCATCTGTGCCGGGATCTGTGCGCTCTGGGGCCCCAGTCACGGCGGAGCCAACCAGAGGGTCATCGAGATGCTCGATCGTATTCACACTCAAGGGCTCTCGATCGAGCAGTGCCTGGCGCTGGCCAAAGACAAAGACAGCGCGTTCCGTCTCATGGGCTTCGGGCATCGCGTCTACAAGAACTACGACCCACGTGCGCGTGTGATCAAAGAGGCGTGCCGGCGTCTGCTCACCAAGAAGAAGGTGAACGACCCGCTGTTCGACATCGCCCTGCAACTCGAGGAGGCGGCGCTGCGCGACGACTACTTCCTCGAGAAGAAGCTGTACCCCAATGTGGACTTCTACAGCGGTCTCATCTACCGGGCGATCGGCGTCCCGACGAACATGTTCACGGTGATGTTCGTCATGGGCCGGCTGCCCGGATGGATCGCTCACTGGAAGGAGATGCACGAGACCGTGCCGTTCAGAATCGGCCGGCCGCGGCAGATCTACATCGGAGAGCCGCGCCGCGAGTATGTGCCACGGAGCTCGCGGCGCGGCTCGACGCTCCTCAACATCTTTCGCATACGCAAGGAGAGCTGA
- a CDS encoding DNA-3-methyladenine glycosylase I codes for MEAPEQIRPRQLADYLEVLTKAVFQSGISWRVIAAKWDGFRAAFAHFDPETVAAFGDDDVERLMSDQSIVRNRRKIEATIRNAQILLDLDREYGGFRAYLRSHPSFDETVADLRGNFGFLGDTGAYFFLYVVGEPVPSHEEWMAAHPPRTRPTKRH; via the coding sequence ATGGAAGCGCCAGAGCAGATCCGGCCCCGGCAGCTCGCCGACTACCTCGAGGTACTCACCAAAGCCGTCTTTCAGTCCGGCATCTCGTGGCGCGTGATCGCGGCCAAGTGGGACGGCTTCCGCGCCGCGTTCGCGCACTTCGACCCGGAGACGGTCGCCGCCTTCGGCGACGATGACGTCGAGCGCCTGATGAGCGACCAGAGCATCGTGCGCAACCGGCGCAAGATCGAGGCGACGATCCGCAACGCGCAGATCCTGCTCGACCTGGATCGCGAGTATGGCGGCTTCCGCGCCTACCTGCGTTCGCACCCCAGCTTCGACGAGACGGTCGCCGACCTGCGCGGCAACTTCGGCTTTCTCGGCGACACCGGCGCCTACTTCTTTCTCTACGTGGTCGGTGAGCCGGTGCCGTCGCACGAGGAGTGGATGGCCGCGCACCCGCCGCGAACGCGGCCGACGAAGCGACACTAG